CGCGCGCCGCCGGGTGTACGCGGTGCTCGCGGACGCCGGCCTGGAGGACGAGGACTGACCTGCCCCGCCGGTCGGATCGTCCACAGTGGATGGTCCGCCCGGCGGGTAGGCTCGGGCCCCATGGAGGAAAAGGACTTCGCGGCGCACCTGACCGCGACCATGACCGGCAGCGCGCTCACCATGCTGATCGGGGTCGGCCATCGCACCGGGCTCTTCGAAGCGGCCGCGCGCGGGCCCGCCACCAGCGATGAACTCGCCGAACGCGCCGGCCTTCACGAGCGATACGTCCGCGAGTGGCTCGGCGCGATGGTCACCGGGGGCATCTTCACCCTCGAGGCCGGCCGGTACACCTTCCCGCCCGAGCACGCGAAGTTCCTGCTCGGCGAGACCGCCGCCAACCTCATGCCGTCGCTGCTGACGCTCAGCGCCTTCACCGGCATCCTGCCCGACCTCGAACGCAGCTTCGCCGAAGGCGGCGGCGTCCCGCGGTCGGCCTACGGGCCCCACCTCGAAACCCTCGGCGCGAAGACCGGTGACAGCTGGAAGCACGTCTACCGCGAACACCTCGTCGACGGCTTCTTCGGCGCGGTCCCCGGCCTGAAAGAGCGGCTCACCGCCGGGGCGCGCGTGCTCGATCTGGGCTGCGGCACCGGGAACGCCATCGCCGTCGCCGCTCGCGCGTTCCCCGCCTCGCGGTTCACCGGCGTGGACATCAACGCGGGCGTCGTCGAGCAGGCGCGCGAGACCTCGAAAGACCTGCCGAACGTCGAGTTCGCTGTCGGGGATGCCGCCGAGCTGGCCGGCGAATACGACGTCATCACCGCCTTCGACGCCATCCACGACCAGGACCGGCCGGACGTCGTGCTGCGCCGGATCCGCGGTGCGCTGCGCGAAGACGGCCTGTTCTTCATGGTGGACACGAACTTCTCCAGCGACGTGGCGAAGAACGTCGGCAACCCGCTGGCCGCACTTTGCTACTCGATCAGCCTGATGTACTGCACGACGACGTCGCTGGCCGAGGGCGGCGCCGCGCTCGGGGCGATGTGGGGCACCGAGACCGCGCGGGACATGCTCGCGGACGCGGGGTTCCGGCACGTCGACGTGCTGGATTCCCCGCGTCCGCAGAACTGCGTCTACGCCTGCCGGCCGTGACTCACTGCTGGTACGGCGCCGCCGCGGCCTTCGCGGCCGTCACCAGCGCGCCCTTGTTCTTCGGCCAGAACGTGCTGTCGACGCAGGTGTAGCGGGGGAGGAAGCCGCCGCAGGTGCCGCTCGAGCCGCCGACCTCGAACGTCACGCTGGCGACACCCAGTTCGCCGTAGGTGAAGTCGTCGGTGGTGCCGCTCGTGTCGTAGCCGACGGTCTCCTCGTTGGTGCCGACGAGGTAGCCGTTCGACGCCGAGTACTTCGCGCCGAGCCTGCGGTACTGCGCGTCGTTCGGCGACGTGGCCTGGGTGAAGCCCCACGGGATGATGATGTCGTTGCCGTAGCTGTGCAGCGTGATCATCGTGCCCTTGGCGGTCGACGGCGCGGGGTCGTTGTTCCCGGTGCCGCGCTGGTCCGGGAAGATCGCGCGGGCCAGCTTCTCCAGGGCCTGCGTCTCCGGCTCGGAGCCGGCGCTCACGCCCTGGTAGGTCTCGGAGCACGCCGAGTTGGAGTCGCCGCCCCACTTGAACGTCGAGTTGCGGTTGAGGTCGACGCCGATGTTCGTGCCGGAGCAGCCGCCGCGGGTGTTGTTCGCGTTCTTGCGCTGCAGCTTCGGCGAGTTGCCGCCCGAAGCGACGATGTCGACGCCGTCCGGGTTGGAGATCGGCACCACCCACACCTCGGTCGTGTCCAAGATGGACTTCGCGGTGGCGTCGGTGGCGTAGCCGTCGGCGAGGTAGTCGATCCAGCGCCAGGCCAGCTCGCCGGTCGACAGCTCGCGGGCGTGGATCTGGGCCATCAGGAAGAACTTCGGCTTCTTCGACGTCGTCGAGAGCGTGCAGTCGCCGGTCTGCTTCTTGGTGAGGCAGATGGCCTGGACGTCGTGACCGCCCTGGCCCTGGGCCTTCTTCCACGACTGCCCGATCGTGTACTTCGTGGCGAGGTCGGGGTGCGCGGCGGCGACGGCGGTCAGGTGGTTCTCGTGCGCGGTGACGGTGCGGTACCCGCCGTAGAAGGTGTCGGCCGCCAGGGAGTTCGCCTGCGCCGGGAGTTCCTTGTAGACGGTGTCGAAGAAGGTCGGCCGGTAACCGAGGGCCCGCAACCGGTTCGCGACGGCCTGCCCGCCGACGACGCTGACCGTGCCCGCGTCACCCTCTTCGACGTCGAACCCGGCCGCGGCCAGTGCGTGGGCCTGGGCGGCGGTCGCCGGGACCCGCCAGAACACGGGGGTGTCGGCGGGCTGCGCGGCCGCGGTGCCGCCGAGCAGCGCGGACAGCACGACACCGGTCGCCGCCAGTGCGAGCCGGGACAGGGACCTTGACGCCATCGGGGGATCTCCTCACGTACGCACGGATGGAGTTCCGGCCCGGGGCTCTCGGTCACCGGACCGGCACGCACAGTGTGTCGGTCCGGGACAAACGCGCCATACCCCCGAAAGTCGCGAAACCGGTCGCGGCGGACCCCGGACGACCGTCCTCACTATGCTCGGAAGGGGCCAGATCCGATCTTGAACGGAGTGCGCATGCCGATCCACGACCTCGTCTTCCGGGGGCGACGGCTCACCAGCGACCACGCGCTGGTCATGGCGATCGTCAACCGGACGCCGGACTCGTTCTACGACAACGGCGTGACGTACGAGGAAGACCGGGCGCGGGCGGCCGTCGGCAAGGCGATCGAGGACGGCGCCGCGGTGATCGACATCGGCGGCGTGCCCGCCAGCCCGGGCCCCGAGGTCACCGTCGCGGAGGAGATCAGCCGCGTCGTCCCGACCGTGGAGTGGATCCGGGCGGCTTTCCCGGACGTCGTGATCAGCGTCGACACCTACCGCGCCGAGGTCGCCGACGCCGTCTGCCGGGTCGGCGCGGACCTGATCAACGACAACTGGGCCGCCTACGAGCCGGAGATCCTCGACGTCGCCGCCGAGCACGGCGCCGGGTACATCTGCGCCCACGTCGACGGGCTCGACCCGCGCACCGACCCGATCAAGCCGCAGTACGACGACGTCGTCGCGTCGGTCGTGGCGGACACCACCGACCTCGCCGAACGGGCGGTCGCGAAGGGCGTCCCGCGCGAGGGGATCATGATCGACCCCTGCATCGACTTCTCGAAGAACACCTACCAGTCCCTGGAGATCCTGCGGAACGTCGACAAGCTGGTCGCGACCGGGTGGCCGGTGCTGATGGCGCTGTCCAACAAGGGAGTGGTGGGCGAGACGCTCGACGTCGCCATGGACGACCGGGTCACCGGCACGCTCGCGGCCACCGCGCTCGCGGCCGCGCAGGGCGCCGCGATGTTCCGCGCGCACCAGGTGCGCGAGACGCGGCACACGGTGGAGATGATCGCGAGCATCATCGGTACCCGCCCGCCGAAGAACGCGGTGCGCTGGCTGTGATCCGGCAGATCTGGCCACCCGAAGCCGGTCGCGAACTCGGCACGGACGACCTCGAAGCCCTGTATCGCTTCCCCGACGTCGCGAAGTGGCTCGTCGTCAACTTCGTGTCGAGCACGGACGGCGCGATCACCGTCGCCGGCCGCTCGCGCCCGCTGTCCACCGCCCCCGACCGGGTCGTGTTCAAGCTGGGCAGCGACCTCGCCGACGTCGTCCTGCTCGGCGCCGGGACCGCGGTGATCGAGGAGTTCGACGGCGTCCATCCGGACCCCGAGACCGCGGACCGGCGCCGCCGGCACGGGCTCGAGCCGATCCCGCCGATCGCGGTCGTCACCACCGGCCGCAGCCTGCCACCGGACGCACCGGTGCTCACCCGGGCCGCGGTGCCGACGATCGTCCTGACCTGCGAGCGGGCGCCGGCGGACCTGCGCGCGGCCTGGGTGGCCGCGGGGGCCGAGGTGGTGGTCGCGGGGGAGGACGCGGTGGCGCTCGACGTCGCCGTGGCGGCCCTGACCGAGCGTGGCCTGCGGCGGATCGACTGCGAAGGCGGGCCGAAACTCTTCGCGTCGCTGGCCGAAGCGGGCCTGGTCGACGAATTCCGGCTGACCGTCGCGCCGTACCTCGTGGCCGGGACGGCGGACCGCGCGGCGGTCGGCGGCGCGTTCGACCCGCTGGAGCTGGAGCTGGCCACGGTCCTGACCGACGGCGCGAGCCTGCTGACGCGCTACCTGGTGCCGTAGCCGGTCTGCCGCGACTGGTCGTGAGTGAGAAACAGTGTTCTAACACTGTTTCTCACTCACGACCCCGGTGCGGGAGACCTACTGCTTGAGGCCGTGCTCGATGGCCTCGATGATCCGCGGCCGCAGCTCGGCCGTGCTGATGATCGCGTCCACCGAGCCGACCTCGACGGCACGCTGGATGCTGTGCACCTTGTCGAACTCCGCCGCGATCTCGCTGACCTTCTCCGCGCGGACCGACGACTGGACCTCCGCGAGCTTGGCGCTCAACGCCGCGCGGGACGGCGCGTCGGCCCCCGCGACCTGCGTCTGGAGCTCGGTCACCCGCGGGTCGTTCGCCGTGCGCTTGGCCACCTCACCGGCGAACACCACCGCCGCGGCCGGGGCGCCGCCCAGCACCGAGGCGAACGAGCCCTCCAGCGCCAGCACCGTCATGTTCGGGTTGAGCGCCTTGGAGAACACCACGAACGCGCCGCCGTGGTAGCGCGAGATCACGGTGAACACGATCGGGCCCTCGAAGTTGACGATCGCCCGGCCGATCTCCGCGCCGTACTCCAGCTGGAGCTTCCGCAGTGACTCCGGCGAGCCGTCGAACCCGGAGAGGTTCGCCAGCACGACCAGCGGCCGGTTGCCGGACGCCGCGTTGATCGCCCGCGCCGTCTTCTTCGACGACCGCGGGAACAGCGTGCCCGCGGTGTAGGTGTCCGGCCCGTCGGTGGGAGGGAAGCCGCGGCGGGGCACCGAACGCGACTCGATGCCGACCAGGCAGACCGGGCGGCCGCCGATGTGCACGTCCTGCACCGCCGCCGTGTCGGCGTCGGCCATGCCCGCCCAGCGTTCCAGCACCGGGTGGTCCTGGTCCGACAGCGCGCGCATCACCGTCCGGATGTCGAACGGCTTCTTGCGGTCCGGGTTGTGCTCGGCCGAGAAGATCTCCCCGACGGTCCGGAAGTCGCTGTCGACGATCGCGTGCGGGAACGGCGAGACGTCGCGGTCGACCGGGTCGTTCGTGCCCACCTTCCGCGGCCCGGCCTCGCCCGGGACGACGTAGGTGTGGTCGTAGTGCGACATCAGCACCGCGCGGGCGGCCGGCAGGTTCGGCGCCCAGTACTGCGCCTGGCCGTTCGGGCCCATGACGCGGTCGTAGCCGCCGATGCCGAAGTTGTCCTCCGCCGACACGCCGCCGGAGAAGTCCAGCGCCTGCTTGCCGGTCAGCACCATCGCCGAGTCCGGCGTCATGATGAGGACGCCCTTGGTGTGCATGAGCATCGTGGCTTCGGCGTTCCAGTACGGCTGGGCGCCGACGTTGATCCCGTTGACCACGATGTTGATCTCGCCGCCGTCCTGGGTGAACGTGACGATCCGCTTGAGCGCCGCGGCGACCCAGTCCATGTTCTCGGTGCCCGAGGACATCGAGATCCGCGCACCCGACGACAGCGCGAACCACTCCAGCGGAACCCGCATGCGCTCGGCCAGGTCGAGCGCCGCGATGACGCGGGAGCACTCCGGCTCCGACAACGCGCCGAGCGACTTCGTCGGGTCGCCGAGCAGCACGACACGGGTGACGCCCTCGGGGTGCCGCTCGGTCGGGGTCGTGACGACGCCCGCGATGATCGCCGCGGAGTTCTTGCCCTTGGGCCGGTCGACCGGGACCAGGACACCGTCCTCGAGGTCGTGCTCGGTGAACGTGCCGTCGGCCCCGGCGAGCAGGCCGGTCAGCTCGTACGGGTAGACCGTGCCGCGGCGCGCGGCGCGCAGCACCTTCAGCCGGTAGTCGTCGTGCGGCTGCACCGGCTCGGTCGACGGCGGCCCGACGTGCAGCCGCGCGCCGTGCCCGGGGTCGAAGGTGATCCGGACGGCGAGCTCGGCCAGCTTGCCCGCGTCGGTGCGCCGCCGGGCCAGGAACTGGACCTCTTCCAGCCCGGCGCCGACCGAGGTCGGCAGGATGCGCTGGACGAGCGTGTTCAGCTCGTCGGTGGTCAGCTCCGTCTGCGGCCAGACGTACATCATGATCCGGTTGGTGTCGAACCGCTTGTTCTGCGGCCGCTGCGCCTGGATGTTGCGGATCGCGTCGAGGCAGGCGGTGACCGCGTCCTCGAGCGCGGGCAGGGCGACCAGCCGACCGTCGGCTTCGCGCAGCGGCGTCAGGTCGCGGACCTGGCCCATCGCGATCAGCCGCTCGTCGGCCGGGTTGCTCTTCGCCACGGCCTTGAAGAGGTAGATCTCCTCGTCCGCCGACGGCAGCCGGGTGAGGTCGAACTCGCGCAGCCGCTCCAGCTGCAGCCGCTGCGCGATCTGCGGGTGCAGGCCGCGGATCAGCCGGTCCTCGGTGAAGCCCGCGCCGTCGCGCCGGAAGGTGAAGTGGTGGTGCATCACCGCGCCGCCGGTGCCGGCCACGGTGACCACGATCCGGCGCACGCTCGCCGGCACCCCGTGCTCGGCCAGCAGCGCGCCGAGCCGCTCGGCCGTCGCGTCGACGTCCGGCTGGTCCTCCCAGCGCAGGTACAGGTCGGCGACGACGCCGTCGGTCGCCACCTCGCCGAGCGCGCGCAGCGCGTCGGGCAGGGCGGTGAAGTCGACGGCCGTGGTGACCAGCGGCAGCGCGCCGTCCGGGGTGTTCAGCTCGGCGGTCAGCCATCGGGAGCCGCCCGCGTCCCGCACGGCGACTCCGGTCAGCCTGCGGTTGCCGTAGTAACGGCGCGTCAGCACTTCCAGCAGCGGCGCGTGGTCGCGGCCCGGCCGCCCGATCCGCTGCCCGATCAGCCGGACGAGGGGCTGCGAGCCGGTGATCATGGCCTGGATCCGCTCGGCGCGGTCGGCGGCGTCCGGGTGCTGGTCGAGGTAGCGCAGCTCGGTGCGGACGGCGGCGTACACCTCGGCGCGGTGGCGGCGCAGCAGCGGCTGGGCGAACCAGCGGAACACCACACCGCGGGCCAGGTCGGACACCGCGGGGAAGCGCACCTGCGTGGCTTCGACCAGGTGCTCCAGGGCCAGCCCGGCGCGGTCGCTCAGCGACTCCGCCGGCTGCGCCCCGGCCAGCCACAGCCGCAGCACCTCGGAGACGACGGCGACGTCGGCCGAAGTCCGTTGCTGCGCCAGGAAGATCCGGAAGACCGCGGACTCCAGCTCGGGGGTGCGCTCCAGGTCGGTAAGACCGTAGTGGCCGAGCACCTTGGCCAGCTTGGCCTGGAAGCCTTCGCTGACGCCCGCGCGCTCGACGTCGAGGCTCTGCAGGTAGCTGTGGAAGAACTCGCGCGGGCTGTGCACCGCGCCGTTCGGCACGGTGTCCTCGCCGCCCGGGGTGTTGCGGCTCAGCTCGGACAGGTCGGCGAAGACGGTGAGCAGCTCCAGCTCGCCTTCGACCGGACGGCCGTCCAGCTCGGCGCGCGCGGCGACGTAGGCCGACAGGACGCGCTTGCGCTCCGACGGGTCGACGTCGAAGCCGAGCAGCAGGCTGCGCAGGTCCTGGAGACCGCGCTCGACGCGGTCGGCCGCGGAGACGTCCGCCGCCTCGGCCGGCAGCTCGATCTCGACGGTCTCGGTCTCCTCGGCGACCTCGTCGCCGGCGCCGTCGGCCACCGGCTCCAGGCGCATCAGCGGCGCGCCGGTCTCGACCTGGCTGCCGACCGACACCGGGCATTCGCGGACGCGGGCGCGGAACGGCGCGCGCAGCACCGTCTCCATCTTCATGCTCTCCAGCACGAGGATCGGCGCGTTCGCCTCGACCTCGTCGCCGACCGACAGCGGCGTCGCGACCACCAGCGCGGGCGCGGGGGAGCGGACGACACCGCCTTCGTCCCGGCTGACGCGGTGGGTGATGCCGTCGACCTCGACGAGGTGGATCGGGCCGTGCGTGGCCGCCACGAAGCGGAACCCCTGCCCGTTGACCCGGATCCGGCCGCTGTGGGCGTCGAAGCGGTCGATCTCGACGTCGGCGTGGTGCACCTCCGACGTCCCGGCCGAAACGCCGACGCGGAAGCGCTTCTGGCCGATGCGCGCGACGCTGACGCGGTAGCCGACGCCGCGGAGCTTGAGGTCGAGCGGGCGGCCGGTCTCGTGCTGGACCTGCGGGCGGCCACCGTGCGCGGTGGCCAGCAGCCGCCGGACGGAGACCTCTTCCTCGTCCTCGTAGGCCTCGATGGCGGCCGCGGCGAGCGCGACGGCGGAGTGCCGGTGGGTGACCAGGCGGCCTTCGGCGCGGACGCGGTCGATCCAGCCGGTGTCGGCGCTCGCGTCGATGACCTCGGGCTGGTCGAGCAGGTCGAGCACGAAGCTCTTGTTGGTCGCGCCGCCCTCGATGATCACGGTGGTCTCGGCCATCGCGCGGCGGAGGCGGCCGAGCGCCTCGTCGCGGTCGCGGCCGTAGGCGATGATCTTGGCGATCATCGAGTCGAAGTCGGCGGGAATGGTGTCGCCCTCGCTGACGCCGGTGTCGACGCGGATGCCCGGGCCGGCGGGCAGCGCCAGCCGCGCGATGCGGCCGGGGGAGGGGGCGAAGTCGCGGTCGGGGTCCTCGGCGTTGAGCCGGGCTTCGACGGCGTGGCCGAGCTCGGCGGGCTGGTCGCCTTCGAGCTTGCCGCCGCCGGCGACGTGCAGCTGCAGCTTGACCAGGTCGGTGCCGGTGGTGATCTCGGTGATCGGGTGCTCGACCTGCAGGCGGGTGTTGACCTCGAGGAAGGCGAACAGCTTCTCGCCGGGGTGGTAGAGGAACTCGACGGTGCACGCGCCGCGGTAGCCGACGGCGACCGCGAGCCGTTCGGCCGACGTCTTCAGCTCGGCGGTCTGCGCCGGGTCGAGGACCGGCGACGCGGACTCCTCGATGATCTTCTGGTTGCGCCGCTGCACCGAGCAGTCGCGGACGCCGAGCGCCCACGCCGTCGCGCCGTCGGAGATCACCTGGACCTCGACGTGGCGGGCGCCGGTGACCAGGCGCTCGAGGAACACGACGCCGGAACCGAACGCGCGCAGCGCTTCCTGGCTGGTGCGCTCGTAGGCGTCGGCGAGGTCTTCGCCGGAGGCGACCATGCGGATGCCGCGCCCGCCGCCGCCCGCGGTCGCCTTGAGCATCAGCGGGTAGCCGATCCGGTCGCCGGCCTTCAGCGCGTCTTCGAGGGTGGCGACCTCGCCGCGGCTCCACGGCGCGACCGGCACGCCGACCTCTTCGGCGATCAGCTTCGCGCCGATCTTGTCGCCGAGCTTGCGCATCGCGTCCGCGCTCGGGCCGACGAAGGTGATGCCGATCTTCTCGCACAGCTCGGCGAAGGCCGGGTCCTCGGCGACGAAGCCCCAGCCGACCCACGCGGCATCGGCCTTCGTCTCGACCAGGGCCTTTTCGAGCTTGGCCAGGTCGAGGTACGGGCGGGCCGACGCCGGACCGAGGTCGTAGGCCAGGTCGGCCTCACGGACGAAGGTGGCCGTGCGGTCCGCGTCGGTGTAGAGGGCGACCGTCTCGATCCGCGTCCCGGTTTCCGCCGACAGATCCCGGACGGCGTGGATGAGCCGCATCGCGGCCTCTCCGCGGTTGACGATGGCGACACGATTGAACACCGGCTGAGCCTCCCAAGTACCCACGCACAGAAGGCGACGCACCTGTTCCGGGGCGTCGCCTGCACCTGTCTCTACCCTGCTGGATTACCGCCGGGTAGACCAATGTCCGCCATGGCGCATGCCAAGGCGGCTGCGTTGTGGGAACCCCACAAAAAGCGACCCGCGCCACACCGCCGGGGCCGGATTTCTCGCGAGGACTGCCACAAAGCACGGTGCGCAGCTTACGGCGGGAACAAGTAGGGGAACATCCGGTGATGCGGAAGTACGGGACCCCTGTTCCGCCCGGACGCGGCTCGGGGCCGGTGGGTCAGGAGGCCAGGAGGACGTGCGACTCCAGCACCTGGCTCAGCTCCCGCTGCTCCGCTTCCGACAGCGGCACGGCGGCGACGCTGCAGCGGCCGTCCGGGCCCGGGGCCGTCGTGATCGCCAGCACCGGCCGACCGTCGATTTCGCGGAGGGTCACCCGGCCGCCGCAGGCCAGGTCGACGCTGACCCCGGGTCGGTCACGATGCCTGCCCAGCCAGCGGCTGACGAAGTCGAAGGTCATCGCGGTCTCCCCTCGGAAAGCACTCCCTGTTCAGCACAGGTGTCACGCGTTAATGCCCCGGATACACCGGGTTCACACCCCGTCGGGCGGAAAAGTCAGCGTGGGCCGGCCGCGGCCATCACGGATTTCGCGGCATCCGGCCAGTTTCCGCCGGTCACGACGGTGTTGTCACTGATGACGACGTTCGTGCCGAGGTTCTTGACGACCGTGTTGTCGGTGAAGTTGCCGTGGATCCGGATGTCGTGGATGGTCGGCGTCCACATGCCGGTCCAGCGGCCGGTCTCGTTGCTCACGACGTTGCCGTAGGTGTTCCAGTACGAGCTTCCCTCGTCGTGGTAGAGCATGTTGTTGTTGTGCGGGGCGGTGTGCACCCAGTTGCCCGCGGTGACCGATTCGGTGGTGCCGTCCTGCCCGCCGAGGGTGTAGATCGGGCCACCGTCGAGCAGCGTGCGCATCACGTCGTGGATGTCGTTGCCGAGGATCCGGTTGTCGCGGGAGTAGATCGTGCCGCGGCGGCAGGCCGTCAACCCCTGCTTGGCCTGCAGTTCGCACGGGGACGCCCAGCCCCAGCCCCAGCCGAGCGAGATGCCCGAATACGGCGTTCCGGCGATCGCGTTGTGCTCGATCGTGGTCCGCCTGCCGTGGCCGGCCCAGATCCCGACGGCGTCGTGGTAGTCCTGGCCCGGCGTCGTGATCGTGTTGTCGGCGATCGTCGTGTCCAGCGTCATCCGTGCCGGGTCGGTGAGGTAGTAGTCGTCGACCTCGCCGGACGCGATCGCGCCGGCGCTGGTGTCGGTGAAGTGGTTGCGGGTGACGCGGGCGTCCTGGGTGCCGTCGGCGAGGGCCAGTCCGACCCCGCCGAGCCCGCGGAACGTGCTGCCGGTGACGGAGATCCCGCGTCCGCGATGGATCTCCAGTGCGGCGGGTGGCCGGATCGGCGCGTGCGGAGCCGCGGCCGCCCACTGCACGCCGGCCTGGTTGTCGACGTAGCCGTCGCGCGACGGCAGGGTCCACGTCGTCCCGGTGAAGGTGAGGCCGTCGAAGCTCAGGTCCCGGACCGGGCGGACCGCGTCCGGCGTGACGACGAAGGCGTCGACCAGGAACGGCCGGTCACCCGCGCTGGTCAGGGTCACGGTGTGCCGGCCCTTCGGCAGGTCCTGGACCGAGTAGACGACCTGCTGCGCGAGCCGGACGTCGCCGGCTTCGGTGTGCGGCTTTCCGTCGGGCCGTCCGTCGACGGTCGCGGTGAACGCGCCCTGGCCGGTGTTCGTCTCGGCCAGGACGTCCAGCCCGGTGCCGGTGAAGGAGTAGCTGACCGAGGCTCCCTCGGTGGACGTGACGTGCACGCCGTCCTGGTAGTCGCCGACCTGGCGGTTCGCCGACGTCGTCCAGGCGCCGCGGTAGGTCGCGGTGTCGTCGTCGACCGGCGCGAGGTGGCCGGGCGTGCCCGACGCTCTCACGAGGGTCTCGAGCAGCGGCAGCTCGACGTCGGCCTTCGCCATGTCCTGGCCCGGCAACGGGATGTAGGACAGGCGCCCGGCGCGCTTGTCGAGGTACCACTGGCCGGGCCTGGTGAGCAGCTCGTAGGCGTTCTCGACCCAGCTGACGCCGTCGAGCTTGGGGAGCCCGTTGCCGTTGAAGGGGAACTGCCGGTTGACGACCGCGGTGTTGTTGTTCCGCCAGCACTCCGGTTGCACGGTGAGCGCGGATCCGGTGCCGTCACGGCTGATCGAAGCCAGCGGGCAGCGCATCTGCTTCCACTTGTTCTCCTGGACGACCTCGACGCCCGTCTGGTTCGTCAACGCGGCGAAGGACGGGTCGGGGGTGCTGAA
The window above is part of the Amycolatopsis camponoti genome. Proteins encoded here:
- a CDS encoding right-handed parallel beta-helix repeat-containing protein — protein: MRIGRLVTALGAALLAAVTLMAPADATPGRTLVVAPDGHGTACAWHRPCALESASRLLARERGDVTVLLRGGTYRLTKTLEVPRTDAKIAFRAAPGETPVLTGARRVTGFTKTDAARDIYTAAVPAGTDTRQLFVDGARAERARTALSPATFTVTATGFSTPDPSFAALTNQTGVEVVQENKWKQMRCPLASISRDGTGSALTVQPECWRNNNTAVVNRQFPFNGNGLPKLDGVSWVENAYELLTRPGQWYLDKRAGRLSYIPLPGQDMAKADVELPLLETLVRASGTPGHLAPVDDDTATYRGAWTTSANRQVGDYQDGVHVTSTEGASVSYSFTGTGLDVLAETNTGQGAFTATVDGRPDGKPHTEAGDVRLAQQVVYSVQDLPKGRHTVTLTSAGDRPFLVDAFVVTPDAVRPVRDLSFDGLTFTGTTWTLPSRDGYVDNQAGVQWAAAAPHAPIRPPAALEIHRGRGISVTGSTFRGLGGVGLALADGTQDARVTRNHFTDTSAGAIASGEVDDYYLTDPARMTLDTTIADNTITTPGQDYHDAVGIWAGHGRRTTIEHNAIAGTPYSGISLGWGWGWASPCELQAKQGLTACRRGTIYSRDNRILGNDIHDVMRTLLDGGPIYTLGGQDGTTESVTAGNWVHTAPHNNNMLYHDEGSSYWNTYGNVVSNETGRWTGMWTPTIHDIRIHGNFTDNTVVKNLGTNVVISDNTVVTGGNWPDAAKSVMAAAGPR